A stretch of Pseudoprevotella muciniphila DNA encodes these proteins:
- a CDS encoding ribonuclease H1 domain-containing protein — MKKAKQKYYVVWVGHEPGIYTDWDTCKQQVAGFAGAKYKSFESESAAQTAFKEPPPTYNGRKGTKRTSTTALPDNPPDYHHDTVLPLPPEVSASAIAVDAACSGNPGKMEYRGVDLATGEEIFHYGPVFGTNNVGEFLAIVHGLALLKQQQSDKTIYSDSRNAMLWVKNRKCKTTLQRNSRTDKLFQLIERAEHWLAYNTINTPIVKWKTELWGEIPADFGRK, encoded by the coding sequence ATGAAAAAAGCGAAGCAGAAATACTATGTGGTGTGGGTGGGACACGAACCCGGCATATACACCGACTGGGACACTTGCAAACAGCAAGTTGCAGGCTTCGCCGGTGCCAAATACAAGTCGTTCGAAAGTGAGAGCGCGGCACAAACCGCCTTCAAGGAGCCACCACCTACATACAATGGCAGGAAAGGAACTAAACGAACGTCAACGACTGCCCTGCCCGACAATCCACCCGATTACCACCACGACACTGTTCTCCCGCTTCCGCCAGAGGTATCGGCGAGCGCCATCGCTGTGGATGCCGCCTGTTCGGGCAATCCCGGGAAAATGGAATATCGCGGTGTGGACCTTGCCACAGGAGAGGAGATATTCCACTACGGTCCTGTTTTCGGAACAAACAACGTCGGTGAGTTTCTTGCCATAGTGCATGGTTTGGCACTGCTTAAACAGCAACAGAGCGACAAGACCATCTACAGCGACAGCCGCAATGCCATGCTATGGGTGAAAAACAGGAAATGTAAGACCACCCTGCAACGCAACAGTCGTACAGACAAATTGTTCCAACTCATAGAGCGTGCAGAACATTGGCTTGCCTACAACACCATCAACACACCCATCGTGAAATGGAAAACCGAACTCTGGGGGGAAATTCCCGCTGACTTCGGCAGAAAATAA
- the ispD gene encoding 2-C-methyl-D-erythritol 4-phosphate cytidylyltransferase, giving the protein MYIAIILAGGSGKRVGGERPKQFLEIEGRTILEHSIDAFENNGFIDKICIVSHPDFIDDTQAIINKNPLWQKVAGIVAGGKERYDSSVNGIRFCEKICDETGEKWCNIKVLFHDAARPFVSQHIINDVCHALQTHDAVNVTIPTPDTIIVADGTKMTAAPDRSTLRRVQTPQGFTYDIINDAYQRALSDHNFKATDDCTVVFRYRPDVEIALVEGEERNRKITYPEDLR; this is encoded by the coding sequence ATGTACATAGCAATCATTCTGGCTGGCGGAAGCGGGAAACGCGTGGGCGGAGAACGTCCGAAGCAGTTTCTGGAGATAGAAGGCAGAACCATTCTCGAACACAGTATTGATGCTTTCGAAAACAACGGTTTCATCGACAAGATTTGCATTGTTTCGCATCCCGACTTCATAGACGATACACAAGCCATTATTAATAAAAATCCACTATGGCAGAAAGTGGCAGGCATAGTAGCAGGGGGAAAGGAGCGCTATGACTCTTCGGTAAACGGCATACGGTTTTGCGAGAAAATCTGCGATGAAACCGGAGAAAAATGGTGTAACATAAAAGTTCTTTTTCACGATGCTGCACGTCCTTTCGTTTCCCAACACATCATCAACGATGTTTGCCATGCTCTTCAGACACACGACGCGGTAAATGTGACCATCCCCACGCCCGATACTATCATAGTGGCTGACGGCACAAAAATGACCGCAGCACCCGACCGCAGCACCCTGCGCCGCGTGCAAACACCACAAGGCTTCACCTACGATATCATCAACGACGCCTATCAACGCGCCCTGTCCGACCACAACTTCAAAGCCACCGACGACTGCACCGTTGTCTTCCGCTACAGACCCGACGTAGAAATAGCACTCGTGGAAGGCGAAGAACGCAACAGAAAAATTACTTATCCGGAAGATTTGAGATAA
- a CDS encoding LicD family protein has translation MNTALKQHNKNHLRAAQLKELEILKAIDQVCRNNDIPYWLDSGTLLGAVRHGGFIPWDDDVDICIPLEDIPRFVEAAKKELPNHLFVQNKETDPTYNITYVKVRDNNSFIVEPDYDFQQPYHKGLFVDIFPTTDYPAISPKRIRKFAREYNKAYFILNRKHDYSMRSTAEFFYFGFRKLYFKLCWNLSYKFFGKGDKYGFIPSCSWFGNMHLKETIFPLKEIEFEGISLMCPNDNDTYLKDLFGDYMQLPPEEKRVGHSVFFTHDLSL, from the coding sequence ATGAATACAGCACTAAAACAACATAACAAAAACCACCTTCGCGCTGCACAACTGAAAGAATTGGAAATACTTAAAGCCATCGATCAGGTTTGCCGGAACAACGACATTCCTTACTGGTTAGACAGCGGAACACTGTTAGGTGCTGTGCGTCACGGCGGCTTCATTCCCTGGGACGACGACGTGGACATCTGCATACCTCTGGAAGACATCCCCCGGTTTGTAGAAGCGGCAAAAAAAGAACTGCCCAACCATCTTTTTGTTCAGAACAAAGAAACTGATCCCACGTACAACATTACCTACGTCAAGGTGCGCGACAACAATTCTTTCATCGTAGAACCCGACTATGATTTTCAGCAACCATACCACAAAGGGCTCTTTGTTGACATCTTTCCCACGACAGACTATCCTGCCATCTCACCTAAACGCATCAGGAAGTTTGCCAGGGAATACAACAAGGCATATTTTATTCTCAACAGAAAGCATGACTACTCCATGCGCAGCACAGCCGAATTCTTCTACTTCGGCTTCCGCAAACTATACTTCAAACTATGCTGGAATCTATCTTACAAATTTTTCGGGAAAGGCGATAAATACGGATTTATCCCTTCTTGCAGCTGGTTCGGTAATATGCACCTAAAGGAAACCATTTTCCCCTTGAAAGAGATAGAGTTTGAAGGGATATCTCTTATGTGTCCCAATGATAATGACACCTATCTGAAAGACCTCTTTGGAGACTATATGCAATTACCTCCTGAAGAGAAACGAGTGGGACACTCCGTCTTTTTTACACACGATTTGAGTTTATAA
- a CDS encoding LTA synthase family protein yields MKSVPIKEWFLRMLSVVKKVSVSRLMMLAAFFLTTLVVFYIGKLLFAWQGLGLDWHEALRKGSEAWLHGFWLDVATTGYILLPIWLFLLITVWIGKSYPRLRKWILFVYLVIIALLTSAIIVGDTMLYPYWLFKIDATIFNYLGQPEGITNSVTPGTILMGIALWMMFLVVSLLIWSIPISIPVRVSKHRVADTVVLILVGGLIFLGIRGGVGRSTANVGMAYYCNDTKSNHAAVNPVFSLISSISKSENFSKHFQFFEEGERAKIFDGMGFNSSDTTTAANLLNTDRPNVLIILMEGMGAQFVDSLGGKAGVTPNIDRLSQEGVWFTNCYANSYRTDRGMVSTLSGHAGAPTVSVMRVQSKVNVLPGIAKTLRDAGYNTDFVYGGDINFTNMKGYLLQTGYQHTMGEEDFPLSVRRTHAWGVTDNIVFDTLYQHIVRQPQTLPWHISMLTLASHEPWGVPYDRIPDDKMANGMAYLDDCIGKFIDRFRQTPQWQNTVVVILPDHGILYPSGMTEDMPEKHRIPMLWIGGAVKGHTVIDKICNQSDMAATLLSQLRLPHEDFRFSRNIMSEKYQPCAFFTWASGIGCVAPDGTTVYDTSAKRVLLNTSATQENRMQRIRAYLQTVYKDLSENIPQQK; encoded by the coding sequence ATGAAATCTGTTCCCATCAAAGAATGGTTCTTAAGGATGCTTTCAGTTGTAAAGAAAGTTTCCGTCTCCCGACTGATGATGCTTGCCGCCTTTTTTCTGACCACTCTCGTGGTTTTCTATATAGGCAAATTACTCTTTGCGTGGCAGGGACTCGGCTTAGACTGGCACGAAGCACTCCGCAAGGGCAGTGAGGCATGGCTACATGGTTTTTGGCTCGATGTGGCAACAACAGGCTACATCCTGCTCCCCATCTGGCTCTTCCTGCTTATAACGGTATGGATTGGCAAGAGTTATCCGCGTTTGCGGAAATGGATACTCTTCGTTTATCTCGTCATCATAGCCCTGCTCACTTCTGCCATCATCGTTGGCGACACAATGCTCTACCCTTACTGGCTTTTCAAAATAGATGCCACCATCTTCAACTACCTGGGCCAGCCGGAAGGTATTACGAACAGCGTGACGCCAGGCACCATTCTCATGGGCATAGCGCTATGGATGATGTTCTTGGTTGTATCGCTGCTCATTTGGAGCATACCCATCAGCATACCCGTCAGGGTGTCGAAACACCGTGTGGCAGATACCGTTGTTCTCATCCTTGTCGGCGGTTTGATATTCCTTGGTATCCGTGGAGGTGTGGGGCGCAGCACCGCCAATGTGGGCATGGCATATTACTGCAACGACACGAAGAGCAACCACGCTGCCGTGAATCCTGTGTTCAGCCTTATCTCAAGCATCAGCAAGAGTGAAAATTTTTCCAAGCATTTCCAATTCTTTGAAGAAGGCGAGCGTGCAAAAATCTTCGATGGAATGGGATTCAATTCTTCAGACACCACTACCGCAGCCAACCTTCTGAATACCGACCGCCCCAATGTGCTCATCATCCTGATGGAGGGTATGGGCGCACAGTTCGTTGATTCTCTCGGTGGGAAGGCAGGTGTAACCCCTAACATAGACCGTCTGTCACAAGAAGGTGTGTGGTTCACTAATTGCTATGCCAACTCCTACCGCACCGACCGCGGTATGGTAAGCACTTTGAGCGGACATGCCGGAGCACCCACAGTGAGCGTGATGCGTGTACAGTCGAAAGTGAATGTGCTCCCCGGCATTGCTAAAACATTGCGCGACGCAGGCTACAATACGGACTTCGTCTATGGCGGCGACATCAACTTCACCAACATGAAGGGCTACCTGCTCCAGACAGGTTATCAGCACACGATGGGTGAAGAAGACTTTCCACTTTCTGTGCGCCGCACACATGCTTGGGGCGTTACCGACAATATAGTATTCGATACGCTCTATCAGCACATTGTTCGCCAACCACAAACCTTACCCTGGCACATCAGTATGCTGACGCTGGCAAGCCACGAGCCGTGGGGTGTGCCGTACGACCGCATTCCTGACGACAAGATGGCAAACGGCATGGCATACCTCGACGACTGCATAGGGAAATTTATAGACCGCTTCCGGCAGACTCCGCAATGGCAGAACACCGTCGTTGTCATCCTCCCCGACCATGGCATTCTGTATCCGTCCGGCATGACAGAAGACATGCCAGAAAAACATCGCATTCCTATGCTGTGGATTGGTGGTGCTGTAAAGGGTCATACTGTCATCGACAAGATTTGCAACCAGAGCGACATGGCTGCCACACTGCTCAGCCAACTGCGCTTACCACATGAAGATTTCCGCTTCAGCCGCAACATCATGAGCGAGAAGTACCAACCCTGTGCATTCTTCACATGGGCGAGCGGCATAGGCTGTGTTGCGCCTGATGGCACCACGGTTTACGACACAAGTGCCAAACGCGTCTTGCTCAACACGTCTGCCACACAAGAGAATCGCATGCAGCGCATACGCGCCTATCTGCAAACGGTTTACAAAGACTTGAGCGAAAATATTCCTCAACAGAAGTAA
- a CDS encoding Rossmann-fold NAD(P)-binding domain-containing protein, whose product METKISIINHSDILELKISPLRCLQWVEESFRRKYESQIPPKISLHPREWDFFNTMPCLLPNDIDRFSVKVVNRIEGEIPSLKSQILLYECSTGNLLAVLESSWITTMRTGAVAALSSRLFEKSDASVYGFVGLGNTARATALCLLSEKDSKTVTFKLLKYKDQAESFIERFSEYSNINFEIVDSAEEVVATSDVVFSSITSANGLLCPNDAYFKPGVLIVPIHTRGFQNCDLFFDKIYADDEGHVKGFKYFSKFLNFNELSRVLLGEAKGRENDEERILSYNIGLGMHDGWFATHIYDMIGKQAPTFKMEKIENKFWI is encoded by the coding sequence ATGGAAACAAAAATTTCAATTATAAATCATAGCGATATTTTGGAACTAAAAATCTCGCCTTTGAGATGTTTGCAATGGGTAGAAGAGTCTTTCAGAAGGAAATACGAATCTCAAATACCTCCCAAAATAAGTTTACATCCAAGAGAGTGGGATTTCTTTAATACAATGCCATGTCTTTTGCCTAACGATATTGATAGGTTTTCTGTTAAAGTCGTAAACAGGATAGAGGGCGAAATACCGTCTTTAAAAAGTCAAATTCTGCTTTACGAGTGCAGCACAGGAAATTTATTGGCAGTTCTGGAGAGTTCTTGGATTACTACCATGCGTACGGGAGCGGTCGCTGCTTTAAGTAGTAGATTGTTTGAAAAATCAGATGCAAGTGTTTATGGGTTTGTTGGTCTTGGAAACACAGCAAGAGCAACAGCGTTGTGCTTGTTGTCTGAAAAAGATTCAAAAACTGTAACATTCAAATTATTAAAATATAAAGACCAGGCGGAGAGTTTTATAGAAAGATTTTCAGAATATAGCAATATTAACTTTGAAATTGTAGATAGTGCAGAGGAAGTTGTGGCCACGAGTGATGTTGTTTTTTCTTCAATTACTTCTGCAAATGGCCTGTTGTGTCCGAATGATGCTTATTTCAAGCCAGGCGTTCTGATAGTTCCAATTCATACCAGGGGATTTCAAAATTGTGATTTGTTTTTTGACAAAATTTATGCAGATGACGAAGGACACGTAAAAGGATTTAAGTATTTTTCAAAATTTCTGAATTTCAATGAGTTGAGTAGAGTTCTATTGGGAGAAGCCAAAGGAAGAGAAAATGACGAAGAAAGGATTTTATCATACAATATAGGGTTAGGGATGCATGATGGTTGGTTTGCAACGCATATTTATGACATGATTGGGAAGCAAGCCCCAACCTTCAAAATGGAAAAAATAGAGAATAAATTCTGGATATAG
- a CDS encoding ABC transporter ATP-binding protein → MKEFFKLMSRFVAPYKRYLIGSLFFNLLSAILNVFSFMSLIPMLQLLFNMDNMHYNFIPWDSTGSIKDIAINNLYYYTQQLMAIYGAGTTLLLIGLFLITATLLKTGSYFASAAIIVPMRTGIVRDIRNEIYRKILALPLAFFSEERKGDIIARMSGDVGEIENSITGSLEMLIKNPILIVCYLGVLVYTSWQLTLFTILVLPLMVWAMGAIGRKLKKKSLKAQTKWSETMSQLEETLGGMRIIKAFTAEKKMEDRFNDVTDDYRRQMSRVQIRQVSAHPVSEFLGTVLIVIVLWYGGTLIFSGSKIIDAPTFIFYMVILYSIIQPLKDFSRASYNIPKGMASMERVNKILYTENPIKEVPEAEDIDGLHDKIEFRNVSFSYNGKTPVLSDVNLTVKRGETIALVGQSGSGKSTLVDLLPRYHDVVSGEILVDGKNVKGLKIASLRSIIGNVNQEAILFNDSFYNNITFGVENATMEQVVEAAKVANAHDFIMESEDGYNTNVGDRGCRLSGGQRQRISIARAILKNPDILILDEATSALDTESERLVQDALNHLMKTRTTIAIAHRLSTIKNANEICVLHEGRIVERGTHEALIAKDGYYKRLNDMQQL, encoded by the coding sequence GTGAAGGAATTTTTCAAACTCATGTCGCGCTTTGTGGCGCCATACAAGCGATATCTCATAGGGTCGCTGTTCTTCAATCTGCTTTCTGCCATACTGAATGTCTTTTCGTTCATGTCGCTCATTCCCATGCTCCAGTTGCTGTTCAACATGGACAACATGCACTATAACTTCATTCCCTGGGACAGCACCGGCAGCATCAAGGACATAGCCATCAACAACCTCTACTACTACACTCAGCAACTCATGGCTATTTACGGTGCAGGAACAACCCTTTTGCTCATCGGTCTTTTTCTCATTACAGCCACTCTTCTCAAGACAGGCAGTTACTTTGCCTCTGCTGCCATTATCGTCCCCATGCGGACGGGTATCGTGCGCGACATTCGCAATGAAATCTACCGCAAGATTCTCGCTCTGCCCCTCGCTTTCTTTTCCGAAGAACGGAAAGGCGACATCATAGCGCGAATGAGCGGCGACGTGGGAGAAATAGAAAACAGCATCACGGGATCGCTGGAGATGCTCATCAAGAACCCCATTCTCATCGTTTGCTACCTCGGTGTGCTTGTCTATACAAGTTGGCAACTCACGCTGTTTACCATTCTGGTCCTGCCACTGATGGTGTGGGCGATGGGTGCCATAGGGCGAAAACTCAAGAAGAAGTCGCTCAAGGCGCAGACAAAATGGAGTGAAACCATGTCGCAACTTGAAGAAACGCTTGGCGGCATGCGCATCATCAAGGCATTCACAGCCGAGAAGAAGATGGAAGACCGTTTCAATGACGTTACCGACGACTATCGCCGACAAATGAGCCGCGTACAGATACGCCAGGTTTCAGCGCATCCCGTAAGCGAGTTTCTGGGCACAGTGCTCATCGTCATAGTCCTTTGGTACGGCGGCACACTGATATTCAGCGGTTCGAAAATCATCGATGCACCTACATTCATTTTCTATATGGTCATCCTCTACAGCATCATCCAACCGCTGAAAGACTTCTCACGCGCCTCGTACAACATACCTAAAGGTATGGCGAGCATGGAACGCGTCAACAAGATTCTATACACTGAAAATCCCATCAAAGAGGTGCCCGAAGCAGAGGATATTGACGGTTTGCACGACAAGATAGAATTTCGCAATGTGAGTTTCTCGTACAATGGCAAGACTCCTGTCCTGAGCGATGTGAATCTGACCGTGAAGCGTGGCGAGACCATTGCCCTCGTGGGACAGTCGGGTAGCGGAAAATCTACACTCGTTGACCTCCTGCCGCGCTACCACGACGTTGTTTCGGGCGAGATACTTGTTGATGGCAAGAATGTGAAAGGCTTGAAAATAGCGAGTCTGCGGAGCATCATCGGCAATGTGAACCAAGAAGCCATCCTCTTCAACGACTCTTTCTACAACAACATCACATTCGGTGTGGAAAATGCCACGATGGAACAAGTTGTTGAGGCGGCAAAGGTGGCTAATGCCCACGACTTCATCATGGAGAGCGAAGACGGCTACAACACAAACGTTGGCGACCGCGGATGCCGCCTTTCCGGTGGACAGCGGCAACGCATAAGCATAGCGCGCGCCATACTGAAGAATCCCGACATACTCATCCTCGACGAAGCCACGAGTGCCCTCGACACAGAAAGCGAACGTCTCGTTCAGGACGCCCTGAACCACCTCATGAAAACACGCACCACGATAGCCATTGCCCACCGTCTCTCTACCATCAAGAATGCCAACGAGATTTGCGTACTCCATGAGGGTCGCATCGTGGAACGGGGCACCCATGAAGCACTCATTGCCAAGGATGGCTATTACAAGCGGCTCAACGACATGCAGCAACTCTAA
- a CDS encoding DNA-methyltransferase, which produces MARASRNRTLQVSEAEKPLLRQRLLLPKDISGSNFTDRTIHGNLLDTLQKLPDEFADLVIIDPPYNLSKDFGSMKFDALSHEDYAFYLQSWFPAVCRKLKPHGSLYICGDWRSAGILQAAMEEELHLLNRITWQREKGRGAMRNWKNALEDIWFGVKDKRHYTFNVADVKMKRKVLAPYRKDGLPKDWNETDEGKFRDTYPSNFWDDLCVPFWSMPENTEHPTQKPEKLIAKLILASSNPGDMVFDPLLGSGTTSVVAKKLGRHFCGVEISEDYCFMAEKRLIMAESDKRIQGLADGIFWERNSQPLPNKQDGNNTKEE; this is translated from the coding sequence ATGGCAAGAGCATCGAGAAACCGAACACTTCAGGTCAGTGAAGCCGAAAAGCCTTTGCTGCGGCAGCGCCTGCTCCTTCCGAAAGACATTTCAGGCAGCAACTTCACAGACCGCACCATACACGGCAACTTGCTCGACACCTTGCAGAAACTTCCCGATGAATTCGCCGATTTAGTCATCATCGACCCACCCTACAACCTGTCGAAGGATTTCGGCAGCATGAAGTTCGATGCACTGTCGCACGAAGACTACGCCTTCTACCTGCAATCGTGGTTTCCTGCCGTATGTCGTAAACTCAAGCCCCACGGGTCGCTCTACATTTGCGGCGACTGGCGCTCTGCCGGCATATTGCAAGCCGCCATGGAAGAAGAACTGCACTTGCTCAACCGCATAACGTGGCAGCGCGAGAAAGGGCGCGGTGCCATGCGAAACTGGAAGAATGCGCTGGAGGACATTTGGTTCGGTGTGAAAGACAAGCGTCATTACACCTTCAACGTAGCAGACGTGAAGATGAAACGCAAGGTGCTGGCACCCTATCGCAAAGACGGACTGCCAAAAGACTGGAATGAAACGGATGAAGGAAAATTCCGCGACACCTATCCGTCGAATTTCTGGGACGACCTCTGTGTGCCATTCTGGTCGATGCCCGAAAACACGGAGCACCCCACTCAAAAGCCTGAAAAACTCATAGCAAAACTCATTCTCGCCTCGTCCAACCCCGGCGACATGGTGTTCGACCCCCTGTTGGGAAGCGGTACGACAAGTGTGGTTGCCAAAAAACTTGGCAGGCATTTTTGTGGTGTGGAAATCAGTGAGGACTACTGCTTTATGGCAGAAAAGCGCTTGATTATGGCAGAAAGCGACAAACGCATCCAAGGACTTGCCGACGGCATCTTCTGGGAGCGCAACAGCCAGCCATTACCCAACAAACAAGACGGCAACAACACCAAGGAGGAATAA
- a CDS encoding putative transporter — translation MDWFSQTLLSHSAIQAVIIICLICAIGLLLAKLRLRGISLGVTYVFFIGILAGALGNYFVPDKPLIDPNMLDYAESFGLVIFVYALGLQVGPGFFSAFRKGGTQLNMLSFGVVAVGTLMAMTFFWTGHFSLSEMMGILCGATTNTPALGAAQQALKHLGLNADASTAALACAVTYPLGLIGVIFALMLAQRPLKRIEPEQTKNDAEDEAFIASFEVLNPAIFGLTIAEVAQMDNNLFTVTRLWREGKVLLPQNDTVLQEGDRLLLITQENELKSLTVFFGKRDTTDWNKNDIDWNAIDSHLISERILITKPNINGKKLSSLNLRTRYGVNVSRVKRGDIQLVARPGLILRVGDRLTVVGQKDAIKRVSAELGNTVKTLDEPNMVAIFIGIVLGLLLGCVPLFPGMSYPVRLGLAGGPIVMGILIGAFGPRIHMVTYTTSSANLILRSLGLSMYLGCLGLDAGRDFLSVVMQPQALFWVLIALLITFVPIWIFAFVGVRFSKRNYATTAGMLCGAMANPIALSYVNDTTKGDKASIAYATVYPLAMFLRVIIAQIIVIMSC, via the coding sequence ATGGATTGGTTCAGCCAAACCTTGTTATCGCACTCAGCCATTCAGGCAGTCATCATCATCTGCCTGATTTGTGCCATTGGACTCTTGCTTGCCAAACTGCGCTTACGCGGCATCAGCCTTGGGGTTACATACGTCTTTTTCATCGGAATCCTCGCAGGCGCCTTGGGTAATTATTTTGTACCCGACAAACCCCTCATAGATCCTAACATGCTCGACTATGCCGAGAGTTTCGGCTTGGTCATTTTCGTATATGCGCTCGGCTTGCAAGTGGGACCAGGCTTTTTCTCCGCTTTCCGTAAGGGTGGCACTCAGTTGAACATGCTTTCATTCGGTGTGGTGGCTGTGGGCACACTCATGGCAATGACCTTCTTCTGGACCGGGCATTTCAGCCTGAGCGAGATGATGGGCATCCTCTGCGGTGCTACGACAAACACACCCGCCCTCGGTGCGGCGCAGCAGGCACTGAAACACCTCGGACTGAATGCCGATGCCTCCACTGCGGCACTGGCTTGCGCTGTGACCTATCCTCTGGGGTTGATAGGCGTGATTTTCGCACTGATGCTTGCACAGCGCCCACTCAAAAGAATCGAACCGGAACAGACGAAGAACGATGCAGAAGACGAGGCGTTCATTGCCTCTTTCGAAGTGCTCAATCCAGCCATCTTCGGTCTGACAATAGCCGAAGTGGCACAAATGGACAACAACCTCTTCACCGTGACGCGTCTGTGGCGTGAAGGCAAGGTGCTTCTGCCGCAGAATGACACCGTGCTCCAGGAAGGCGATCGATTGCTCCTCATTACACAAGAGAACGAACTCAAGAGCCTCACCGTCTTCTTTGGCAAAAGAGACACTACCGACTGGAACAAAAACGATATCGACTGGAATGCCATCGACAGCCACCTCATCTCTGAGCGCATCTTGATTACCAAACCCAACATCAACGGCAAGAAACTCTCTTCGCTCAACCTTCGCACACGCTATGGTGTGAACGTGAGCCGTGTGAAGCGCGGCGACATACAACTGGTGGCACGGCCGGGACTGATTCTTCGTGTTGGCGACCGCCTGACCGTAGTGGGTCAGAAAGATGCCATCAAGCGCGTTTCGGCAGAATTGGGCAATACGGTTAAAACCCTCGATGAGCCCAATATGGTGGCTATCTTCATCGGTATCGTTCTGGGTCTGTTGCTTGGTTGTGTGCCACTCTTCCCCGGCATGAGTTATCCCGTAAGACTCGGACTCGCCGGCGGTCCCATCGTCATGGGCATCCTGATAGGTGCTTTCGGACCGCGTATCCACATGGTAACATACACCACCTCGAGCGCCAACCTCATTCTGCGCTCACTGGGGCTGTCGATGTATCTCGGTTGCCTCGGGCTCGATGCCGGACGCGATTTCCTCAGCGTTGTAATGCAACCACAGGCTCTGTTCTGGGTGCTTATAGCACTCCTCATCACCTTCGTGCCGATATGGATATTTGCATTCGTGGGCGTTCGTTTCTCAAAGCGCAACTATGCCACAACGGCAGGTATGCTCTGCGGTGCGATGGCAAACCCTATAGCACTGAGTTATGTGAACGATACGACAAAGGGCGACAAGGCAAGCATAGCATACGCCACGGTGTATCCCCTCGCCATGTTCCTGCGCGTTATCATCGCCCAAATTATCGTTATCATGAGTTGTTAG